The Peribacillus simplex genome contains the following window.
AGTTTGAAGTAGCAAAAGATATTGGCGTACCGCTGAAAAAAGACTATAACGGTGAGCTGACATCCAAGCAGAATGGAAAAATAGGCGGAAAGTTAGGAGGCGGCATGGTCAAGGAACTTATAAAGATGGCACAGGAAAACTTAGGAAAAAAACATTAACCTTTCAATCCAAAATGTTACGCTCGCATCAGTAGACATATCATCGAAAACTGACAAAACGAATATTTTGGGACTTATCATGATGGAGGGCAGTTATTGCACTCGCAAAAAAGCTACCCTTCTTGGGCGGCTTTTTTTAAAAATTAATGATGGTCACGGGTAAAACTCTTGAAATTTCTGAGCTTATTAATTCCGACGACTTCGGATAGTTAGTGACAGCTGTATCCCTCAATATTACAGTCAGCATTCTCTCCATATGTGTCTGGCTAATTCCATATCACTGAAGTCAGAGGATGCCCAAGATCAAATAGGGAACCCGGAGCTTTTCTACCACTTTCGCTAAGATCCCTTTTGAATCTTCATCATGTATTTTCACTTTAAAGGCTTTGGCTCTCAATTCGTCTATGGCAGGTATTACTTAGGGAATTTACTCCATGACAACCGGTTATAACACCGCATTGGCCAAACCATTCGGAATACGTCATACCGCTCCATATGCCTTTATGAACCGGAATCGCATTTAGCGGACTTCAAAATGCAGTGATTCCCATCATGCTTCCACTTATCATTTCCATTCTTGCCTTAATCTTTTTCCATCCTTCACCGCTATCAGTAATTTTTTCCAATAACCCAAATCGCCTGAAATGCATGAGCAACAGTTATTGATGTCTTTGTAGGTGGAACGATCGCTTCAATTGCACTTGACGATGCATCTGTACCAGTAAACGCCGTAATATCAGGCGGAAGGCCGACTGTTAACTCGGGATTTAGAATGGCCACATCCGAACTTACGAAAACATTGCATTTATTCATTTAACTTTTTTTATGCTCATTATATATGACTGTTATTAGGGATACTTCCGAACCGGTGCCTGCTGTTGTGGCCATGGGGTGCCCATATGTGGGGCTTTTGGAAAACCCTCATACAGATAACCTCCTGATATCGCATCATTTATATCCGTAATCCCTTT
Protein-coding sequences here:
- a CDS encoding alpha/beta-type small acid-soluble spore protein → MARRKKILVAEARKGLDDLKAKVAGTKNPEEAKFEVAKDIGVPLKKDYNGELTSKQNGKIGGKLGGGMVKELIKMAQENLGKKH
- a CDS encoding iron-containing alcohol dehydrogenase, whose amino-acid sequence is MNKCNVFVSSDVAILNPELTVGLPPDITAFTGTDASSSAIEAIVPPTKTSITVAHAFQAIWVIGKNY